In one Corallococcus sp. EGB genomic region, the following are encoded:
- a CDS encoding TolC family protein, whose protein sequence is MQQHLDALLAGDLTSDRAVEVALLNNPALQGTYEELGVSQADMVQAGLLTNPSFDGSIGFPLSSDGVTEHEFSIVQSFVDLFTLPLRKRVAKEQFQADTLRVAHEALATTAEVRQTFTEVQARQQLVALRREVFQAADAAADLSNRLRAAGNITVLALATEQAALEQARLELAQDELALVEAREHLNRLMGLYGARVQWTLTQKLPEVPASEASLEHLETLAMRQRLDIDAARTQVSLLWNALELARSTRFFGRVDVGVHTHRDANGPRLFGPTLSLELPVFDQRQALIAKLEAQHRQGEDRLTELAVNARSEVRSTRAKLVTLRNMAERYQKVVLPLRTTIVEESQRQYNAMQIGLPALLLARREQVEAWRAYLETVRDYWMARADLERLVGGRLPSTAAAPAPSPAPTPAPEPTHEHHDAH, encoded by the coding sequence GTGCAACAGCACCTGGACGCCCTGCTGGCCGGCGACCTCACGTCGGATCGCGCGGTGGAGGTGGCCCTGCTGAACAACCCCGCGCTCCAGGGGACGTACGAGGAGCTGGGCGTGTCCCAGGCGGACATGGTGCAGGCCGGGTTGCTCACCAACCCGTCCTTCGACGGGAGCATCGGCTTCCCGCTGTCCTCGGATGGCGTCACCGAACATGAGTTCTCCATCGTCCAGAGCTTCGTGGACCTCTTCACGCTGCCCCTGCGCAAGCGCGTGGCGAAGGAGCAGTTCCAGGCGGACACGCTGCGCGTCGCGCACGAGGCGTTGGCCACCACGGCGGAGGTCCGTCAGACGTTCACGGAGGTGCAGGCCCGGCAACAGCTGGTCGCGCTGCGCCGCGAGGTGTTCCAGGCCGCGGACGCGGCGGCGGACCTGTCCAACCGGCTGCGCGCCGCGGGCAACATCACGGTGCTGGCCCTGGCCACCGAGCAGGCCGCGTTGGAGCAGGCTCGGTTGGAGCTGGCGCAGGATGAGCTGGCGCTGGTCGAAGCGAGGGAGCACCTCAACCGCCTGATGGGCCTGTACGGCGCGAGGGTGCAGTGGACGCTGACGCAGAAGCTGCCGGAGGTCCCCGCGTCCGAAGCATCGCTGGAGCACCTGGAGACGCTCGCCATGCGGCAGCGCCTGGACATCGACGCGGCCCGCACGCAGGTCTCGCTCCTGTGGAACGCGTTGGAGCTGGCGCGCAGCACGCGGTTCTTCGGCCGCGTGGACGTGGGCGTGCACACGCACCGCGACGCGAACGGGCCGCGCCTGTTCGGTCCCACGCTGTCGCTGGAGCTGCCCGTCTTTGATCAGCGCCAGGCGCTCATCGCGAAGCTGGAGGCGCAGCACCGGCAGGGCGAGGACCGGCTGACGGAGCTTGCCGTCAACGCCCGCTCGGAGGTGCGATCCACGAGGGCGAAGCTGGTGACGCTGCGGAACATGGCGGAGCGCTACCAGAAGGTCGTGCTGCCGCTGCGCACCACCATCGTCGAGGAGTCGCAACGCCAGTACAACGCCATGCAGATCGGCCTTCCCGCGCTCCTCCTCGCGCGACGCGAGCAGGTGGAGGCCTGGAGGGCCTACCTGGAGACGGTCCGCGACTACTGGATGGCGCGGGCCGACCTGGAGCGCCTCGTGGGAGGACGTCTGCCCTCCACCGCCGCCGCGCCCGCCCCATCCCCCGCCCCTACTCCTGCTCCCGAGCCCACCCATGAGCACCACGATGCCCACTGA
- a CDS encoding multicopper oxidase family protein: protein MPTDENQGPSEDTQSASSPALTRRSLLARTGATLATGALLMQSRVAQAQSSVPGAKAAPVPAGRGYRPVVVPNGAKLPWKLVGGVKVFHLVAEEVEHEFAPGLKATCWGYNGHVHGPTIEVVEGDRVRFYVTNRLPAATTVHWHGVLTPSGMDGVGGLNQKAIAPGETYRYEFTVRQSGTCMYHSHHDEMTQMALGMVGMFIIHPRKPVGPRVDRDFAIMLHEWRIDPGTQRPDPNEMTDFNILTMNAKAFPGTEPLVVRKGERVRIRFGNLSAMDHHPIHLHGFQFRITETDGGRIPESAQWPETTVLVPTGSTRTIEFVADEPGDWAMHCHMTHHVMNQMGHDLPNMLGVKPGGLDAKVRPLLPGYMTMGQTGMGDMGGMHHMPMPANSIAMVGGKGPHDEITMGGMFTILKVRDHLDGDGDPGWYTSPPGTQAQLAHADELRRDGIDVDAPSPVRQDP from the coding sequence ATGCCCACTGACGAAAACCAGGGCCCCTCCGAGGACACGCAGTCTGCTTCATCCCCCGCGCTCACGCGCCGGAGCCTGCTCGCGCGCACGGGCGCCACGCTGGCGACGGGCGCCCTGCTGATGCAGAGCCGCGTTGCCCAGGCGCAGTCCAGCGTGCCCGGAGCGAAGGCGGCGCCCGTGCCGGCCGGTCGCGGCTACCGTCCCGTCGTCGTACCCAATGGCGCGAAGCTGCCGTGGAAGCTCGTGGGCGGCGTGAAGGTGTTCCACCTGGTGGCCGAGGAGGTGGAGCACGAGTTCGCGCCCGGCCTCAAGGCGACGTGCTGGGGCTACAACGGCCACGTGCACGGGCCCACCATCGAGGTGGTGGAAGGCGACCGCGTGCGCTTCTATGTGACGAACCGGCTGCCCGCGGCCACCACGGTGCACTGGCACGGCGTCCTCACGCCGAGCGGCATGGACGGCGTGGGTGGGTTGAACCAGAAGGCCATCGCGCCGGGAGAGACGTACCGGTACGAGTTCACGGTACGCCAGTCGGGGACGTGCATGTATCACTCGCACCACGACGAGATGACGCAGATGGCGCTGGGCATGGTGGGGATGTTCATCATCCACCCGCGCAAGCCGGTGGGCCCGCGCGTGGACCGGGACTTCGCCATCATGCTGCACGAGTGGCGCATCGATCCGGGCACACAGCGTCCGGACCCCAACGAGATGACGGACTTCAACATCCTGACGATGAACGCCAAGGCGTTCCCCGGCACGGAGCCGCTGGTGGTGCGCAAGGGCGAGCGGGTGCGGATCCGGTTCGGCAACCTGAGCGCGATGGACCACCACCCCATCCACCTGCACGGCTTCCAGTTCCGCATCACGGAGACGGACGGAGGCCGCATCCCGGAGAGCGCTCAGTGGCCGGAGACGACGGTGCTGGTGCCCACGGGCAGCACGCGCACCATCGAGTTCGTGGCGGACGAGCCCGGAGACTGGGCGATGCACTGCCACATGACCCACCACGTGATGAACCAGATGGGCCACGACCTGCCGAACATGCTGGGAGTGAAGCCCGGAGGCCTGGACGCGAAGGTGCGGCCGCTGCTGCCCGGCTACATGACCATGGGGCAGACAGGCATGGGGGACATGGGAGGCATGCACCACATGCCCATGCCCGCGAACTCCATTGCCATGGTGGGAGGCAAGGGCCCCCACGACGAGATCACCATGGGAGGCATGTTCACGATCCTCAAGGTGCGCGACCACCTGGACGGAGACGGCGATCCCGGATGGTACACGTCGCCGCCAGGAACGCAGGCACAGCTCGCCCACGCGGACGAGCTGCGCCGGGACGGCATCGACGTGGACGCGCCATCCCCCGTACGACAGGACCCATGA
- a CDS encoding efflux RND transporter permease subunit: protein MDTDPRDTLPGRILRASFTRPGLTVLVVLALAAFGAVSLRNLRQDVFPDLSAPIFNVIVQNPAMGAEELETAVAIPMEVALAGLPEVRRIRSTSQLGVTQVTVEFEPDADYFRSRQYVAERVAQAEGELPPGTDAPLVSSLTGRLNEVFEFTLEAEPGSADLMALRDLADFDIKNRLLAVPGVSGVERLGGYLRQFQVLLDPDQLVARGITLDEVQHGLEGASVNASGGFVTQGPMEWTVRAVGRAETVEDLNNTVVALRDGTPVLLGDVADVREAPAVRRGLAHRLQGEVVSCRVSKQFGADTVRVAAGVRAAIDELRRSLPPGVQLRVVYDQSELVGSALGGVGRAILLGAVLVVGVLFLLLGDWRAALIVTLTLPLSLALAGLLLKAAGIGLNTMTLGGLAIAVGLLVDAAIIVVENVIHDLREGKGRRPVRDEALAAALEVGRPIAFATLIVVSVFIPLFAMTGIEGRMYQPLAAAVVACLAASLALALTLVPVVSGLLLRAPREDAPEDVWLIRKVKAAYAPVLEKCMRHAGLVRVVALAITVPALGLAFMVGSDFMPKLDEGAFLLQTVLPPEASLDEVDRLNHRVEDVLREFPEVEDVVRRTGRAERTEDPMPHTLSDVLVVLKKDAAAGRESLESRMREAVEKVPGVSVLFTTPLGMRIDEGLGGSPADLSVRIFGPDLNTLAELAERTRALMAKVDGVEDLRVERLSGLPQLRVAVNRAAVARVGLTPGDVIRAIRVGLVGEEFAQIWRGQRRYDLVLRLADHRRGDVNALRNLLVDGHDGTRIPLSQLATIEETSGAGSVRREAGSRRIAVEAGVSGRDLGSTAKEVREVLATQLKLPTGYFVDVGGKVESQERAAQALTGAITLALLAVFVLLYLALDSVAEALVILATLPDAFVGGILALLIAGETWNVSSLVGLIGLFGIAVQNGLVLVAQTKDLMRRGKPFPEAVREASLGRVRPKLMTAGTAILGLLPLLVLPLHGTEIERPLAVVMVGGLVTSTLFTLLALPTFYALVHGFQERLRARRAIRKAAS from the coding sequence ATGGACACTGATCCGCGCGACACCCTGCCGGGGCGCATCCTCCGCGCATCGTTCACCCGGCCCGGCCTCACGGTGCTCGTCGTCCTCGCGCTGGCGGCCTTCGGCGCGGTGTCGCTGCGCAACCTGCGCCAGGACGTGTTCCCGGACCTGTCCGCGCCCATCTTCAACGTCATCGTGCAGAACCCGGCCATGGGCGCCGAGGAGTTGGAGACGGCGGTGGCCATCCCCATGGAGGTGGCGCTGGCGGGCCTGCCGGAGGTGCGCCGCATCCGCTCCACCTCGCAGCTGGGCGTCACGCAGGTGACGGTGGAGTTCGAACCGGACGCGGACTACTTCCGCAGCCGCCAGTACGTCGCGGAGCGCGTGGCGCAGGCGGAGGGCGAGCTGCCGCCCGGCACCGACGCGCCGCTCGTGTCCAGCCTCACCGGCCGGCTCAACGAGGTCTTCGAATTCACGCTGGAAGCGGAGCCCGGAAGCGCGGACCTGATGGCGCTGCGCGACCTGGCGGACTTCGACATCAAGAACCGGCTGCTCGCGGTGCCCGGCGTCTCGGGCGTGGAGCGGCTGGGCGGCTACCTGCGCCAGTTCCAGGTGCTGTTGGATCCGGATCAACTGGTGGCGCGAGGCATCACCCTGGACGAAGTGCAACACGGCCTGGAGGGCGCCAGCGTCAACGCGTCCGGAGGCTTCGTCACGCAGGGCCCCATGGAGTGGACCGTGCGCGCGGTAGGGCGCGCGGAGACGGTGGAGGACCTGAACAACACCGTGGTCGCGCTGCGGGACGGAACGCCGGTGCTGCTGGGAGACGTGGCGGACGTGCGAGAAGCCCCCGCGGTGCGCCGGGGGCTGGCGCACCGGCTCCAGGGCGAGGTGGTGAGCTGCCGCGTGAGCAAGCAGTTCGGCGCGGACACCGTGCGCGTGGCCGCAGGCGTGCGCGCGGCCATCGACGAGCTGCGCCGCTCGCTGCCGCCGGGCGTGCAGCTGCGCGTCGTCTATGATCAATCGGAGCTGGTGGGCTCCGCGCTGGGAGGCGTGGGCCGCGCCATCCTGCTGGGCGCGGTGCTGGTGGTGGGGGTGCTCTTCCTGCTGCTCGGGGACTGGCGCGCCGCGCTCATCGTCACGCTCACCCTGCCCTTGTCGCTGGCGCTCGCGGGCCTGCTGCTCAAGGCGGCGGGCATCGGGCTCAACACGATGACGCTGGGAGGCCTGGCCATCGCGGTGGGCCTGCTCGTGGACGCGGCCATCATCGTCGTGGAGAACGTCATCCACGACCTGCGCGAGGGCAAGGGCCGCCGCCCGGTGCGCGACGAGGCGCTGGCGGCGGCGCTGGAGGTGGGCCGCCCCATCGCCTTCGCCACGCTCATCGTGGTCTCGGTGTTCATCCCGCTGTTCGCGATGACGGGCATCGAGGGCCGCATGTACCAGCCGCTCGCGGCGGCGGTGGTGGCGTGCCTGGCGGCGTCACTGGCCCTGGCGCTCACGCTGGTGCCGGTGGTGTCGGGGCTCCTGCTGCGCGCGCCGCGCGAGGATGCGCCGGAGGACGTGTGGCTCATCCGCAAGGTGAAGGCCGCGTACGCGCCGGTTTTGGAGAAGTGCATGCGCCATGCGGGCCTCGTGCGCGTGGTGGCGCTGGCCATCACCGTGCCCGCGTTGGGGCTGGCCTTCATGGTGGGCAGCGACTTCATGCCCAAGCTGGACGAAGGCGCGTTCCTGCTCCAGACGGTGCTGCCCCCGGAGGCGTCACTCGACGAGGTGGACCGCCTCAACCACCGCGTGGAGGACGTGCTGCGCGAGTTCCCGGAGGTGGAGGACGTGGTGCGCCGCACCGGCCGCGCCGAACGCACCGAGGACCCGATGCCCCACACCCTGTCCGACGTGCTGGTGGTCCTCAAGAAGGACGCGGCCGCCGGCCGGGAGTCGCTGGAGTCGCGGATGCGCGAGGCGGTGGAGAAGGTCCCTGGCGTGTCGGTGCTCTTCACCACGCCGCTGGGGATGCGCATCGACGAAGGGCTGGGAGGCAGCCCCGCGGACCTCTCCGTGCGCATCTTCGGGCCGGACCTGAACACGCTGGCGGAGCTCGCGGAGCGCACGCGCGCGTTGATGGCGAAGGTGGACGGCGTGGAGGACCTGCGGGTGGAGCGGCTGAGCGGGCTGCCGCAGCTGCGCGTCGCGGTGAACCGCGCGGCGGTGGCGCGCGTGGGACTCACGCCGGGAGACGTCATCCGGGCCATCCGCGTGGGGCTCGTGGGCGAGGAGTTCGCGCAGATCTGGCGGGGCCAGCGCCGCTACGACCTGGTGCTCCGGCTGGCGGATCACCGCCGGGGCGACGTGAACGCCCTCCGAAACCTGCTGGTGGACGGGCACGACGGCACGCGCATCCCGCTCAGCCAGCTGGCCACCATCGAGGAGACGTCCGGCGCGGGAAGCGTGCGCCGGGAAGCAGGCAGCCGGCGCATCGCCGTGGAAGCGGGCGTGTCCGGCCGAGACCTGGGCAGCACGGCGAAGGAGGTGCGCGAGGTGCTGGCCACGCAGCTGAAGCTGCCCACGGGATACTTCGTGGACGTGGGTGGCAAGGTGGAGAGCCAGGAGCGCGCGGCGCAGGCGTTGACGGGGGCCATCACCCTGGCGCTGCTGGCGGTGTTCGTCCTGCTGTATCTCGCGCTGGACTCCGTGGCGGAGGCGCTGGTCATCCTGGCCACCCTGCCGGACGCGTTCGTGGGCGGCATCCTCGCGCTGCTCATCGCGGGAGAGACCTGGAACGTGTCCAGCCTGGTGGGGCTCATCGGCCTGTTCGGCATCGCGGTGCAGAACGGCCTGGTGCTCGTGGCGCAGACCAAGGATCTGATGCGCCGGGGCAAGCCCTTCCCGGAAGCCGTGCGAGAGGCCAGCCTCGGCCGCGTGCGGCCCAAGCTGATGACCGCGGGCACGGCGATCCTCGGGTTGCTGCCGCTGCTGGTGCTGCCGCTGCATGGGACGGAGATCGAGCGCCCGCTCGCGGTGGTGATGGTGGGAGGGCTCGTCACATCCACCCTCTTCACGCTGCTGGCCCTGCCCACGTTCTACGCGCTGGTGCACGGGTTCCAGGAGCGACTCAGGGCGCGCCGAGCCATCCGAAAGGCCGCCTCATGA
- a CDS encoding PH domain-containing protein, whose protein sequence is MTAPLPTLERLPRGALTLFRIRAILRMGIYGGLAFVVALGLSLAGNERWPYLLPCAVVLVLSVLTAWYPQRAHERWGWALREHDLIISHGVLLREVVSIPAGRIQHVDVHQGPIERSLGLARLQIYTAAGSGADGEIPGLTRETADALRERLVRREIDDVV, encoded by the coding sequence ATGACTGCCCCTCTGCCGACGCTGGAACGTCTTCCTCGCGGAGCGCTCACGCTGTTCCGCATCCGGGCGATCCTCCGAATGGGCATCTACGGCGGGCTCGCGTTTGTTGTGGCCCTAGGGTTGAGCCTCGCGGGCAACGAGCGCTGGCCGTACCTGCTGCCATGCGCGGTGGTGTTGGTGCTGAGCGTGTTGACGGCGTGGTATCCGCAGCGAGCGCATGAGCGCTGGGGCTGGGCGCTGCGTGAGCACGACCTGATCATCTCGCACGGCGTCCTTCTGCGGGAGGTCGTGTCCATCCCAGCGGGGCGCATCCAGCACGTGGACGTTCATCAGGGGCCCATCGAACGGTCCCTGGGACTGGCACGCCTGCAGATCTACACGGCCGCGGGCAGTGGCGCGGACGGAGAGATTCCCGGCCTGACGCGCGAAACCGCGGATGCCCTGCGCGAGCGGTTGGTGCGGCGCGAGATCGACGATGTCGTCTGA
- a CDS encoding VOC family protein: MTCPKPPPRAAPRVTGWATSTSRRPHIHQHWLFYFAVDDLDRSLAAVTEGGGLVANGTHVMPDGARVAVCEDPHRAAFGLRQTR, translated from the coding sequence CTGACCTGCCCGAAGCCGCCGCCGCGCGCGGCGCCCCGAGTCACTGGCTGGGCCACATCGACGTCGCGCCGCCCACACATCCATCAGCACTGGCTCTTCTACTTCGCCGTCGACGACCTCGACCGCTCCCTCGCGGCGGTCACCGAAGGAGGAGGGCTCGTGGCCAACGGCACGCACGTCATGCCGGACGGGGCCCGCGTCGCCGTGTGCGAGGACCCGCACCGTGCCGCATTCGGCCTGCGTCAAACGCGTTAG
- a CDS encoding efflux RND transporter periplasmic adaptor subunit produces MKPTLLLMAALVGLTACKSSKAEHDDAHGHGRDEGAEEKLHIESGDVIHVHVPKEMLRDLRVTTARVEARPGGESVTALGELTFSEDAYAEVSTPVSARVAAVAVTTGQAVKQGQRLAELQSPELGRARANLQAAQARATAARQAADRKRALAEERIVARKDAQAAEADAAAAEADVAAAKAALTALGAGSGGDGASGFVLKAPIDGAIVERTARLGQMADPAQPLFRIGDLSSLWLVVHAFERDAVRLKPGAEARVTLAAFPGQEFAAKVGHVGQQVDPRSRTIPVRLELDNSKGLLRPGMSASASIPLGEPGATLTAVPAAALQRLENGWVVFLPTPEAGVFEQREVGRGRSLGTQVEVLSGLAVGDEVVVEGAFLLKAEVEKSRGGGDEHGH; encoded by the coding sequence ATGAAGCCCACCCTGCTGCTGATGGCGGCCCTCGTGGGCCTCACCGCCTGCAAGTCCTCCAAGGCGGAGCACGACGACGCTCACGGACACGGCCGCGACGAAGGGGCCGAGGAGAAGCTCCACATCGAGTCCGGGGACGTCATCCACGTGCACGTCCCGAAGGAGATGCTCCGCGACCTGCGAGTCACCACCGCCAGGGTGGAGGCCCGCCCGGGCGGAGAGAGCGTCACCGCGCTGGGGGAGCTGACCTTCAGCGAGGATGCATACGCGGAGGTCTCCACGCCGGTGTCCGCGAGGGTCGCCGCCGTCGCCGTGACGACGGGCCAGGCGGTGAAGCAGGGACAGCGGCTGGCGGAGCTCCAGAGTCCGGAGCTGGGCCGCGCCCGAGCGAACCTCCAGGCCGCCCAGGCCCGCGCCACCGCCGCGCGGCAGGCCGCGGACCGCAAGCGCGCGCTGGCCGAGGAGCGCATCGTCGCGCGCAAGGACGCGCAGGCGGCGGAAGCGGACGCCGCCGCCGCGGAGGCGGACGTCGCCGCCGCGAAGGCCGCGCTCACGGCGTTGGGCGCGGGCAGCGGAGGAGACGGAGCCTCGGGCTTCGTGCTCAAGGCGCCCATCGACGGCGCCATCGTGGAGCGCACCGCGCGGCTGGGGCAGATGGCGGATCCAGCGCAGCCGCTCTTCCGCATCGGAGACCTGTCATCGCTGTGGCTCGTCGTGCACGCATTCGAACGGGACGCCGTGCGCCTGAAGCCCGGAGCGGAGGCGCGCGTCACGCTCGCCGCGTTCCCCGGCCAGGAGTTCGCCGCGAAGGTGGGCCACGTGGGGCAGCAGGTGGATCCGCGCAGCCGCACCATCCCCGTGCGCCTGGAGCTGGACAACAGCAAGGGGCTCTTGCGGCCGGGCATGTCCGCGTCCGCGTCCATCCCCTTGGGAGAGCCGGGCGCCACGCTCACGGCCGTGCCCGCGGCAGCACTCCAGCGGCTGGAGAACGGCTGGGTGGTGTTCCTGCCCACCCCCGAGGCTGGCGTCTTCGAACAGCGCGAGGTGGGCCGGGGCCGCAGCCTGGGCACACAGGTGGAGGTCCTGTCGGGGCTCGCGGTGGGTGACGAGGTGGTGGTCGAGGGCGCGTTCCTGCTCAAGGCCGAGGTGGAGAAGTCCCGGGGCGGAGGCGACGAACATGGACACTGA
- a CDS encoding sigma-70 family RNA polymerase sigma factor — MSLSPEALDALLRHRHAFLAFLTPRVGSPEAASEVLQAAFVKGMEQGGSLREDQSAVAWFYRLLRNALVDRYRRGRREATALESLAHEQPLSTEDASGLEATVCGCVAGLAGTLKPEYAEAVRRVDLEGLSVAAYAQEAGLSASNAGVRLHRARKALGQRLVELCGHCCAQGCTDCDCAPARRDQV; from the coding sequence ATGAGCCTTTCACCGGAGGCGCTGGACGCACTGCTGCGCCATCGCCATGCGTTCCTCGCGTTCCTCACGCCGCGCGTGGGCAGCCCGGAAGCGGCGAGCGAGGTGCTGCAGGCCGCGTTCGTGAAGGGCATGGAGCAGGGAGGTTCCCTGCGCGAGGACCAGAGCGCGGTGGCCTGGTTCTACCGCCTCCTGCGCAACGCGCTGGTGGACCGATACCGCCGGGGCCGGCGTGAAGCCACGGCGCTCGAGTCCCTGGCCCACGAGCAGCCGCTGTCCACCGAGGACGCCTCCGGCCTGGAGGCCACGGTGTGCGGCTGCGTGGCGGGGCTCGCGGGGACGCTCAAGCCCGAGTACGCGGAGGCCGTCCGCAGGGTGGACCTGGAAGGCCTCTCCGTGGCCGCGTATGCACAGGAGGCAGGCCTCTCCGCCAGCAACGCGGGCGTGCGCCTGCACCGCGCCCGGAAGGCGCTGGGCCAGCGGCTGGTGGAGCTGTGTGGTCACTGCTGCGCCCAGGGCTGCACGGACTGTGATTGCGCGCCCGCACGAAGAGATCAGGTGTAA
- a CDS encoding isoprenylcysteine carboxylmethyltransferase family protein, with product MDVATFTRPALPAATLAFLLFAMVLPSVRLRRRTGRPALVLHRSGPPLQRVIGVGMALFMGAIVLWSAAYLASDEQPLGVWNVPEALRWSGWALVAVGFIVTVTAQVQMGASWRIGIDSDRTELVTGGLFGVVRNPIFSGMLVVVTGIALATPSAWTAMGWLDYVLLVSLQVRLEEDHLLRLHGGAYQHYAARVGRFVPGVGRLASPGMGAAHHGVL from the coding sequence ATGGACGTCGCCACCTTCACCCGGCCGGCCCTGCCCGCCGCCACCCTCGCCTTCCTCCTCTTCGCCATGGTGTTGCCTTCGGTGCGCCTGCGTCGTCGCACAGGCCGCCCGGCGCTGGTGCTGCACCGCTCCGGGCCGCCGCTCCAACGGGTCATCGGCGTGGGCATGGCGCTGTTCATGGGAGCCATCGTGCTCTGGAGCGCGGCGTACCTCGCCTCCGACGAGCAACCGCTGGGCGTGTGGAACGTGCCGGAGGCGCTCCGGTGGAGCGGCTGGGCCCTGGTCGCCGTGGGGTTCATCGTCACCGTGACGGCCCAGGTGCAGATGGGCGCGTCGTGGCGCATCGGCATCGACTCGGATCGGACGGAGCTGGTGACGGGCGGGCTCTTCGGCGTCGTGCGCAATCCCATCTTCAGCGGGATGCTCGTCGTGGTGACAGGCATCGCGCTCGCCACTCCAAGCGCCTGGACGGCGATGGGCTGGCTCGATTACGTGCTGTTGGTCTCGCTCCAGGTACGGCTGGAGGAGGACCACCTGCTCCGCCTGCACGGCGGCGCCTATCAGCACTACGCGGCGCGTGTAGGCCGCTTCGTTCCTGGGGTGGGTCGGCTCGCGTCGCCTGGCATGGGCGCCGCGCATCACGGCGTGTTGTAG